A section of the Larus michahellis chromosome 1, bLarMic1.1, whole genome shotgun sequence genome encodes:
- the SGSM3 gene encoding small G protein signaling modulator 3, producing the protein MSGHHTPSAGGPFSALTPSIWPQEILAKYTQKEESIEQPEFRYDEFGFRVDKEDGAEPNSSKLLGVLLTEEPQQRLKWQAHLEFTHNHDVGDLTWDKIEVTLPHSDKLRSLVLAGIPHSMRPQLWMRLSGALQKKRNSEMSYRDIVKNSSNDETIAAKQIEKDLLRTMPSNACFSNMNSIGVPRLRRILRGLAWLYPEIGYCQGTGMVAASLLLFLEEEDAFWMMCAIIEELVPASYFSTTLMGVQTDQRVLRQLIVQYLPRLDKLLQEHDIELSLITLHWFLTSFASVVHIKLLLRIWDLFFYQGSLVLFQLTLGMLSMKEDELIQSENSASIFNTLSDIPSQIEDADVLLREAMRVAGSLTDVAVETQRRKHLAYLIADQGQLLNSSTTVNNLSKIVRRRTQRRKSGITSLFFGDDDLEALKAKNIKQTELVADLREAILQVARHFQCVDPKNCSIDLTPDYSMESHQRDHENYVACSRNRRRRAKALLDFERHDDDELGFRKNDIITIISQKDEHCWVGELNGLRGWFPAKFVEILDERSKEYSIAGDDSVTEGVTDLVRGTLCPALKSIFEHGLKKPSLLGGPCHPWLFIEEAASREVERDFDSVYSRLVLCKTYRLDEDGKVLTPEELLYRAVQAVNMTHDAAHAQMDVKLRSLICVGLNEQVLHLWLEVLCSSLQTVEKWFHPWSFLRSPGWVQIKCELRVLCKFAFSLSQDWELPIKREEKEKKPLKEGVQDMLVKHHLFSWDIDG; encoded by the exons ATGTCAG GCCATCACACTCCCTCTGCTGGGGGTCCCTTCTCAGCACTCACTCCCAGCATTTGGCCTCAGGAGATCCTGGCAAAATACACACAG AAAGAAGAATCCATCGAGCAGCCAGAGTTCCGCTATGATGAATTTGGTTTCCGAGTTGATAAGGAAG ATGGTGCTGAGCCAAACTCCAGCAAGCTTCTGGGGGTCCTACTGACGGAGGAGCCGCAGCAGAGGCTCAAGTGGCAGGCTCATCTGGAATTCACACACAACCATGACGTGGGCGACCTCACCTGGGACAAAATTGAGGTCACCCTACCACATTCAGACAAGCTGCGCTCCCTGGTGCTAGCTGGCATCCCGCACAGCATGAGGCCACAG CTGTGGATGCGCCTGTCGGGGGCCTTGCAGAAGAAGAGGAATTCAGAGATGTCATATCGGGATATCGTGAAAAACAGCTCTAATGATGAAACCATTGCTGCCAAACAG ATTGAAAAGGACTTGCTCCGCACGATGCCCAGCAACGCCTGCTTCTCCAACATGAACAGTATCGGGGTGCCACGGCTACGCAGGATACTACGGGGACTTGCCTGGCTGTACCCAGAGATTGGATATTGCCAAGGCACCGGCATG GTGGCtgcctctctgctgctcttcctggaGGAGGAAGATGCTTTCTGGATGATGTGTGCTATCATAGAGGAACTGGTTCCTGCCTCCTACTTCAGCACCACCCTGATGGGCGTGCAAACTGACCAGCGTGTCCTGCGACAGCTCATCGTGCAGTACTTGCCCCGCTTGGACAAgctgctccaggagcacgacaTTG AGCTCTCCTTGATTACCTTGCACTGGTTCCTCACCTCTTTCGCTAGTGTTGTCCACATCAAGCTGCTGCTACGTATTTGGGACCTCTTCTTCTACCAGGGGTCTCTGGTGCTGTTCCAGCTCACTTTGGGCATGCTCAGTATGAAG GAGGACGAGCTAATCCAGTCCGAGAACTCTGCCTCAATCTTCAACACGCTCTCGGACATCCCAAGCCAGATTGAAGATGCAGATGTGTTGCTGCGGGAGGCTATGCGCGTGGCTGGCTCGCTGACAGATGTGGCGGTGGAGACCCAGCGTCGCAAACACTTGGCCTACCTCATTGCTGACCAAGGGCAGCTGCTCAACTCCAGCACCACTGTCAACAATTTATCCAAA ATTGTGCGGCGCAGGACCCAGCGCAGGAAATCTGGCATCACCTCTCTGTTTTTTG GGGATGACGATCTGGAGGCACTGAAAGCCAAGAACATCAAACAGACGGAACTAGTGGCTGACCTGCGTGAGGCCATTCTCCAGGTGGCACGGCACTTCCAGTGTGTGGATCCCAAAAACTGCAGCATT GATCTGACTCCAGACTACAGCATGGAAAGCCACCAGCGGGACCACGAGAACTATGTGGCCTGTTCCCGCAACCGACGACGACGAGCCAAGGCACTACTGGACTTTGAGCGCCACGATGACGATGAGCTGGGCTTTCGCAAGAATGACATCATTACG ATAATTTCCCAGAAGGATGAGCACTGTTGGGTGGGAGAGCTGAATGGACTGAGAG GTTGGTTTCCTGCAAAATTTGTGGAGATCTTGGATGAGCGGAGTaaagag TACTCCATCGCTGGAGATGACTCAGTCACGGAAGGGGTGACGGACTTGGTGCGAGGGACACTGTGTCCAGCCTTGAAGTCCATATTTGAACATGGATTGAAGAAGCCATCTCTGCTGGGGGGGCCCTGCCACCCCTGGCTGTTCATTGAAGAG GCTGCAAGCCGGGAAGTGGAACGGGACTTTGACTCTGTGTATTCTCGCCTTGTGCTCTGCAAGACTTACAG GCTTGATGAAGACGGAAAAGTCCTCActccagaggagctgctttaCCGG GCGGTTCAGGCTGTGAACATGACGCACGATGCTGCACATGCACAGATGGACGTGAAGCTTCGTTCCCTCATCTGCGTTGGACTCAA CGAGCAGGTGCTGCATTTGTGGCTAGAGGTGCTGTGCTCGAGCCTGCAGACTGTGGAGAAGTGGTTCCATCCCTGGTCGTTCCTGCGCAGTCCCGGCTGGGTGCAGATCAAATGTGAGCTGAG